From Aphelocoma coerulescens isolate FSJ_1873_10779 chromosome 15, UR_Acoe_1.0, whole genome shotgun sequence, one genomic window encodes:
- the TRMT2A gene encoding tRNA (uracil-5-)-methyltransferase homolog A, giving the protein MAEECERCDPDRETVPVAEAGDGAQRDSQAGEDPAESPDVYRYIKGDLFTSEIYKVEIQNLPKYIGFNDVKKFLAKYGLNPHKIKLFGKQTFAFVTFKSEEERDKAMQVLHGALWKSRHLSVRLAKPKADPIAKKRKQEEDSEQGEAKRAAPSGEEPLSKRIADVVTPLWNVPYEEQLAQKKQECEQVLQKLTKEIGNNNRALLPWLFLQKQKFNKLCCPVEGVKASPLQTEYRNKCEFLIGIGVNQEDKTVGCRLGKYKGGTCAVVEPFDTIHIPAIAKKVVKAFQDYIRSTPYSVYSPETYEGHWKQLTVRTSRNGHIMAIAYFNPQKLSKEELADLKISLAKYFTEGMGKSSGVTSLYFVEEGQRKSPNLEDLPLEHVAGDKYIYEELLGLKFRISPHAFFQVNTQAAEVLYTAIGEWVQLSQESTVLDVCCGTGTIGISLAKRVKKVIGIELCQEAVQDAKANAQINELNNIEFYCGKAEDIVPSLMNVLAPQNLITIVDPPRAGLHSKVILALRRAEHLKKLIYVSCNPRAAMNNFVDLCRAPSNRVKGASFRPVRARAVDLFPQTRHCELLIFFERVEYANGSSAAAAAPAASEITAAACGSEGTDGISPAAREGGSQAAAGHEDTAVQERGSLNS; this is encoded by the exons ATGGCGGAGGAATGCGAGCGCTGCGACCCCGACCGCGAAACGGTTCCTGTGGCGGAGGCTGGAGATGGGGCTCAGCGGGACAGCCAGGCCGGGGAAGACCCCGCGGAGAGCCCCGACGTATATAGATACATTAAGGGAGACTTATTCACCTCTGAGATCTATAAAGTAGAGATACAGAACCTGCCCAAATACATTGGGTTTAATGATGTGAAAAAGTTCCTTGCCAAGTACGGGCTCAATCCTCACAAGATAAAACTCTTCGGGAAGCAGACGTTTGCCTTCGTGACGTTCAAGAGCGAGGAGGAGCGGGACAAGGCCATGCAGGTGCTGCACGGCGCGCTCTGGAAGAGCCGCCACCTCAGCGTGCGCCTGGCCAAGCCCAAAGCCGACCCCATCGCCAAGAAAAGGAAGCAAGAAGAGGATTCGGAGCAGGGAGAGGCGAAGCGTGCGGCTCCCTCCGGAGAGGAGCCTCTGAGCAAGCGGATCGCCGATGTGGTGACCCCGTTGTGGAACGTGCCCTACGAGGAGCAGCTGGCCCAGAAGAAGCAGGAGTGCGAGCAAGTGCTGCAGAAGCTGACAAA GGAAATAGGAAATAACAACAGAGCTTTATTACCCTGGTTGTTCCTGCAGAAGCAGAAGTTTAATAAATTATGTTGCCCGGTGGAGGGAGTGAAAGCATCACCCTTACAG ACTGAATATCGCAACAAATGTGAGTTCTTGATTGGGATTGGTGTAAATCAAGAAGACAAAACTGTGGGTTGTCGTCTTGGCAAATATAAGGGTGGTACATGTGCTGTAGTGGAGCCATTTGATACTATTCACATTCCTGCTATTGCCAAAAAAGTAGTAAAAGCTTTCCAAGACTACATAAG GTCAACTCCTTACTCAGTGTACAGTCCCGAAACCTACGAAGGTCACTGGAAGCAGCTCACGGTCCGGACCAGCCGGAACGGCCATATCATGGCAATTGCTTATTTCAATCCTCAG AAATTGAGTAAAGAAGAGCTAGCTGACCTGAAAATCTCTCTGGCAAAATACTTCACAGAAGGGATGGGAAAGAGCAGTGGTGTTACTTCTCTGTACTTTGTGGAGGAAGGACAGAG GAAATCTCCCAATCTAGAAGACTTGCCTTTGGAGCATGTGGCTGGTGATAAGTACATATACGAAGAACTCCTTGGCCTAAAATTTAGAATTTCTCCTCATGCATTTTTTCAA GTGAACACACAAGCTGCAGAAGTTTTGTACACTGCCATTGGGGAGTGGGTACAGCTGAGCCAAGAGAGCACTGTGCTGGACGTCTGTTGTGGGACAGGAACCATTGGGATTTCTTTAGCAAAG AGAGTGAAGAAGGTAATTGGAATTGAGCTCTGCCAAGAAGCTGTGCAGGATGCCAAAGCAAATGCCCAGATTAATG AACTGAATAATATTGAATTCTATTGTGGGAAGGCAGAAGATATTGTTCCTTCCCTGATGAACGTTTTAGCTCCGCAAAACCTGATCACCATTGTAGATCCACCGCGAGCGGGGCTGC ATTCCAAGGTAATTCTTGCTCTTAGAAGAGCTGAACATCTGAAGAAGCTCATCTATGTCTCCTGCAATCCCAGAGCTGCAATGAATAACTTTGTGGA CCTCTGCCGGGCCCCTTCCAACAGGGTGAAAGGAGCCTCTTTCCGCCCCGTGCGAGCCAGGGCTGTGGATCTGTTCCCTCAGACCAGGCACTGTGAGTTACTGATCTTCTTTGAGAGGGTGGAATATGCCAacggcagctctgcagcagcagcagcacccgcTGCCAGTGagatcacagcagcagcatgtGGCTCCGAGGGCACGGATGGCATCAGCCCAGCAGCCAGGGAGGGGGggagccaggcagctgctggccaTGAGGACACTGCAGTCCAAGAGAGGGGGTCACTTAACTCCTGA